Proteins encoded within one genomic window of Pararhizobium capsulatum DSM 1112:
- a CDS encoding chaperone NapD: MPEPMATYHISSAVVATLPARTGDVLAEIAKMENVEIHAHANGKIIIVIEGTSTGVMGQCLTAISLLEGVIAANMVFEHVETGEAQNDDWRTDAA, from the coding sequence ATGCCTGAGCCGATGGCGACATATCACATTTCAAGCGCGGTCGTTGCGACGCTGCCTGCAAGGACGGGCGACGTTCTTGCAGAGATCGCCAAGATGGAAAATGTCGAAATCCATGCTCACGCAAACGGGAAGATCATCATCGTCATTGAGGGAACGAGCACCGGGGTGATGGGGCAGTGCCTGACGGCCATTTCACTTCTTGAGGGAGTGATCGCCGCGAACATGGTTTTCGAACATGTCGAAACGGGAGAGGCGCAGAACGATGACTGGAGAACTGACGCGGCGTGA
- a CDS encoding tyrosine-type recombinase/integrase codes for MMLTDVVDAYLAKQRSLGMRFESAEVLLRRFCRVMGNLGISEIAPEAVAAFLQGSGSLSATWMLRYRVLSGLYRFAVSRGYAASSPMPTMFPKLPPQQTPYVYSTEELRRLLDATSILKLGHSPQVPAMYRTLLLLLYGSGMRIGEVLRLVLQDVDLTEQIITVRDTKFFKTRLVPIGPKLNYELAAHIERRRLLPLPRGEESPLFTTRDGRPWHYVRVISWFQHVRRAAGIDCPFGELRPPRLHDIRHTAAVHRVVAWYRSGQDVQRLLPQLTTYLGHIDIRSTQRYLHMTPDLLDAASQRFAQYAMGAGP; via the coding sequence ATGATGCTGACCGATGTTGTCGACGCGTATCTGGCCAAGCAGCGGTCATTGGGCATGCGTTTCGAGTCCGCCGAGGTGCTGCTGCGCAGGTTCTGCCGCGTAATGGGCAATCTCGGGATCAGCGAGATTGCCCCAGAGGCCGTAGCCGCGTTTCTCCAAGGCAGCGGCTCGCTCAGCGCCACCTGGATGCTGCGTTACAGGGTTTTGAGCGGTCTTTACCGCTTCGCCGTCAGCCGCGGCTACGCAGCGTCCTCGCCAATGCCGACAATGTTCCCGAAGTTGCCGCCGCAACAAACGCCATATGTCTATTCGACGGAAGAGCTACGCCGGCTGCTGGACGCGACCTCGATCCTGAAGCTTGGGCACAGTCCTCAGGTGCCGGCAATGTATCGCACCCTTCTCCTGCTGCTTTACGGTAGCGGTATGCGCATCGGCGAGGTGCTTCGCTTGGTCTTGCAAGACGTGGACCTGACCGAGCAGATCATCACTGTCCGCGACACGAAGTTCTTCAAAACGCGTCTCGTGCCGATCGGACCAAAGCTCAACTACGAGCTGGCTGCGCATATCGAACGCCGGCGTCTTCTCCCTTTGCCGCGTGGAGAAGAATCACCGTTGTTCACCACGCGCGATGGCCGGCCGTGGCACTATGTGCGGGTTATTTCCTGGTTCCAGCATGTCCGTCGAGCCGCCGGAATCGATTGCCCGTTCGGCGAGCTTCGGCCGCCACGACTGCACGATATTCGTCACACCGCCGCCGTGCACCGGGTGGTCGCCTGGTATCGCTCCGGTCAAGACGTGCAACGGTTGCTTCCGCAACTCACAACCTACCTTGGCCACATCGATATACGTTCAACGCAGCGCTATTTGCACATGACGCCCGATCTTCTCGATGCAGCCAGCCAGCGCTTTGCGCAATATGCAATGGGGGCCGGACCATGA
- the napF gene encoding ferredoxin-type protein NapF: protein MFTKSISRRDLFRGLPTRSAGGIYPPGASDLGLSTCTGCNLCAEHCPTGIIVLVDGLPSVDFSLGACTFCGECGTACPEPVFEPEAVFRFPHVAAIADSCLAKQDVACQSCGESCPVQAIRFRPRLGGPFVPELDDQICSGCGACLQVCPVGSIGTKPRALELVHA, encoded by the coding sequence ATGTTTACAAAATCCATCTCACGTCGTGACTTGTTCCGTGGCCTCCCGACCAGGAGCGCCGGTGGAATTTATCCACCGGGCGCATCGGACCTTGGCCTTTCCACCTGTACAGGCTGTAATCTCTGTGCCGAACACTGTCCCACCGGGATAATCGTTCTGGTCGATGGCCTGCCGTCGGTTGATTTCTCGTTGGGTGCATGTACGTTCTGCGGCGAATGCGGGACGGCTTGTCCGGAACCTGTATTCGAACCGGAAGCTGTCTTCCGCTTCCCCCACGTCGCCGCGATTGCGGATAGCTGCCTGGCGAAACAAGATGTTGCGTGCCAGTCCTGCGGCGAGAGTTGTCCTGTCCAGGCTATCCGTTTCCGGCCACGTCTGGGCGGCCCGTTCGTTCCGGAACTCGACGACCAGATTTGCAGCGGTTGCGGCGCATGCCTGCAGGTTTGCCCTGTCGGATCGATCGGGACAAAGCCACGTGCACTGGAGCTGGTCCATGCCTGA
- a CDS encoding Ig-like domain-containing protein, with translation MSTGVGETIDGDEDDNVLNGTSGDDTISGYGGNDTINGYCGNDILDGGEGDDTIEGGDGDDTIRGGSGINTLNGGIGNDKIFGEWYSGNTINAGSGDDIITVVDSTDTVDGGDGNDILRVYWANLQTSTATKVETLEAGYVSATAAFLSGFDTIRGHADYAGFETIYLHLNGAGDAVLNIQSGVGGEIWGSAHNNGIDFSSATQAFAIYAGKGDDIVKAGAGDDIIYGGDGLDTLVLDGARTDYEIVIGDDGHVTITDLREGSPGGTDEIYNVELAQFSDGSEGLDGSIGSNFDDILVGTEGDDSLYGFGGNDSLRGLGGADTLDGGKDDDKVEGSAGDDVLIAGDGNDILIGGSGNDTFRVEASGTPEEGDKVLIKDIGGTDTIDASKARSGVTLDLTTGGVVDGRSVEFESGAFSGEAKPLDLMFVQDLSGSYGDDISTVRTFLPDLLNLVLASNTNAHFGLSSFVDKPVYPFGSSGDYVYRTDLALTNDAADFLDTYRNLAILGGNDTEESQLEALMQVALRTVEVGWRPGANKVAILFTDAPPHIAGDGAAGGITVANNGDAVLNGTIPGTGEDYPAIAQVAAALLAAGIIPVFAVTEGVASAYEEFVETLGAGAVLDLSSDSANALAVINSALGFLEGDGYIENAVGSDFADTLKGNRLDNRLEGGAGADTLDGDAGNDTLVGGAGNDTLKGGLGSDKAVYSGDIVDYLVTVNSNGSKTVKDLRGGSPDGTDTLTGIEILQFNDGTLGSSSAPENVTLSGHVLTPKAVAGTVVGTLSAHDVDGDAISFSLTSDSSALFEIVGNQLRLKTNANLDPLATPVLTIIITATDIAGLTASKAFEININQPPEGLALSKATVAENVAVGTEVGALSATDPEGGALSYSLTDNAGGLFKLSGNKLVTAKVINFETTPSDTVAVQVSDAAGNKISKTFTINVTNVNEAPTGLGLSKATVAENVAVGTEVGALSATDPEGGALSYSLTDNAGGLFKLSGNKLVTAKVINFETTPSDTVAVQVSDAAGNKISKTFTINVTNVNEAPTGLGLSKATVAENVAVGTEVGALSATDPEGGALSYSLTDSAGGLFKLSGNKLVTAKAINFETTPSDTVAVQVSDAAGNKISKTFTINVTNANEAPTGLGLSKATVAENVAVGTEVGALSATDPEGGALSYSLTDSAGGLFKLSGNKLVTAKAINFETTPSDTVTVQVSDAAGNKISKTFTINVTNVNEAPTGLGLSKATVAENVAVGTEVGALSATDPEGGALSYSLTDNAGGLFKLSGNKLVTAKVINFETTPSDTVAVQVSDAAGNKISKTFTINVTNVNEAPTGLGLSKATVAENVAVGTEVGALSATDPEGGALSYSLTDSAGGLFKLSGNKLVTAKAINFETTPSDTVAVQVSDAAGNKISKTFTINVTNANEAPTGLGLSKATVAENVAVGTEVGALSATDPEGGALSYSLTDSAGGLFKLSGNKLVTAKAINFETTPSDTVTVQVSDAAGNKISKTFTINVTNVNEAPTGLGLSKATVAENVAVGTEVGALSATDPEGGALSYSLTDNAGGLFKLSGNKLVTAKVINFETTPSDTVAVQVSDAAGNKISKTFTINVTNVNEAPTGLGLSKATVAENVAVGTEVGALSATDPEGGALSYSLTDSAGGLFKLSGNKLVTAKAINFETTPSDTVTVQVSDAAGNKISKTFTINVTNLDEGPANIKLSHTNVDENVNIGTTVGTFSTAEPESRTQVYSLTDDAGGLFTLLGNKLVTANSVNYETLQSDTITVQVVDKNGEKTTKTFTITVNDLLETVNGTFRSETLKGGIGKDKIVAGAGNDTLQGGDGNDQLFGDIGNDTLYGGKGADHLTGGVGADIFVFKALSDTMVSATSRDTVLDFNAGQGDRIDISAFDANTQLSGDQAFSFIGTKAFAGKAGELRYEKTTSDTYIYGDVNGDKKADFAIHLDDAVTLDKGYFLL, from the coding sequence ATGAGTACCGGAGTTGGCGAAACGATCGATGGTGATGAAGACGACAACGTTCTTAATGGAACAAGCGGCGACGATACGATCAGCGGCTATGGTGGCAACGACACAATCAATGGCTATTGTGGCAACGATATCCTCGATGGTGGCGAGGGTGACGACACCATCGAGGGTGGAGACGGCGACGACACGATCCGCGGCGGCAGCGGCATCAACACGCTGAACGGTGGCATCGGCAATGATAAAATTTTTGGCGAGTGGTATAGCGGCAATACGATCAATGCCGGCAGCGGAGACGATATCATCACCGTCGTTGACAGTACCGATACTGTCGATGGTGGCGACGGAAATGATATTCTCCGGGTTTACTGGGCCAATCTTCAAACCTCGACCGCAACAAAAGTGGAGACACTTGAAGCGGGTTACGTCTCTGCTACCGCAGCCTTCCTGAGCGGCTTTGATACCATTCGCGGACACGCCGACTACGCAGGCTTCGAAACGATCTATCTCCATCTCAACGGGGCGGGAGATGCCGTTCTCAACATTCAATCAGGTGTGGGTGGTGAGATCTGGGGGAGTGCACACAACAACGGCATCGATTTTTCCAGCGCGACCCAGGCATTCGCAATATACGCCGGCAAGGGCGATGACATCGTCAAGGCCGGCGCAGGGGACGATATCATCTACGGGGGAGATGGCCTCGATACCCTTGTCCTGGACGGCGCGCGCACGGACTACGAGATTGTCATCGGTGACGACGGCCATGTGACAATCACAGACTTGCGCGAAGGGTCGCCCGGTGGGACGGACGAAATTTATAATGTCGAGCTGGCCCAATTCTCGGACGGGTCGGAGGGATTGGACGGGTCAATAGGTAGCAATTTCGACGACATATTGGTTGGAACGGAAGGTGACGATAGCCTGTATGGGTTTGGCGGAAACGACAGCCTGCGCGGGCTTGGCGGCGCCGATACGCTCGATGGCGGGAAAGACGACGACAAAGTTGAAGGTAGTGCTGGCGATGACGTGCTGATTGCAGGCGATGGCAATGACATCCTGATCGGCGGTTCCGGCAATGACACGTTCCGTGTTGAAGCCTCTGGCACGCCCGAAGAAGGCGACAAGGTTCTTATCAAGGACATCGGCGGCACCGACACAATCGACGCATCCAAAGCCCGCTCCGGCGTGACGCTTGACCTGACGACGGGCGGTGTTGTGGATGGGCGTAGCGTTGAATTCGAAAGTGGCGCCTTCAGCGGCGAGGCAAAGCCGCTCGATCTCATGTTCGTGCAGGATCTCAGTGGTTCCTATGGGGATGATATCTCTACCGTCAGGACATTCCTGCCGGATTTGCTGAACCTGGTCCTGGCCAGCAACACGAATGCCCATTTTGGATTGAGCTCCTTCGTAGACAAGCCGGTATATCCCTTTGGTAGCAGTGGCGATTACGTGTATCGCACGGATCTCGCGCTCACCAATGATGCCGCGGATTTTCTCGATACATATAGAAATCTCGCCATCCTCGGTGGGAACGATACCGAGGAAAGCCAGCTGGAAGCCCTCATGCAGGTCGCTCTGCGGACCGTCGAGGTGGGGTGGCGCCCGGGCGCGAACAAAGTTGCGATCCTGTTCACTGATGCTCCGCCCCACATCGCTGGTGACGGCGCCGCCGGCGGCATCACCGTTGCCAACAACGGCGATGCGGTTCTGAACGGTACGATCCCCGGTACGGGCGAGGACTATCCCGCCATTGCCCAGGTCGCGGCCGCACTTCTTGCGGCCGGTATCATTCCCGTGTTCGCGGTCACCGAAGGCGTAGCATCCGCCTATGAGGAATTCGTTGAAACGCTGGGCGCCGGCGCCGTGCTGGATTTGAGCTCCGATAGCGCCAACGCCCTGGCCGTCATCAACTCGGCACTCGGCTTCCTTGAAGGCGATGGTTATATCGAAAATGCGGTTGGTTCCGATTTTGCGGATACGTTGAAGGGCAACCGGCTCGACAACCGGCTTGAAGGCGGCGCGGGTGCCGACACGCTCGACGGTGACGCCGGCAACGATACGCTGGTCGGCGGGGCTGGGAATGACACGCTGAAAGGTGGCCTTGGCTCCGACAAGGCCGTCTATTCAGGCGATATCGTCGACTACCTCGTGACGGTAAATTCCAATGGCAGCAAGACCGTCAAAGACTTGCGCGGGGGTAGCCCTGACGGAACCGATACGCTTACGGGCATCGAGATACTGCAGTTCAACGACGGAACGCTTGGCAGCAGTTCCGCACCGGAGAACGTGACACTTTCGGGTCACGTTCTCACGCCGAAAGCGGTAGCAGGCACAGTCGTCGGCACGCTTTCTGCCCATGATGTTGATGGTGATGCGATAAGTTTCAGTCTCACATCCGACAGTTCGGCACTGTTTGAGATTGTCGGTAATCAGCTGCGTCTCAAGACCAACGCCAATCTCGATCCGCTGGCAACGCCCGTGCTGACGATTATCATCACTGCGACGGATATCGCTGGTCTCACCGCCTCAAAGGCCTTCGAGATCAATATCAACCAGCCACCTGAGGGATTGGCGCTTTCCAAGGCAACCGTTGCCGAGAATGTCGCTGTCGGTACCGAGGTCGGCGCGCTGTCTGCGACCGATCCGGAAGGCGGAGCGCTGAGCTACAGCCTGACCGACAATGCCGGTGGCCTGTTCAAGCTTTCCGGCAACAAGCTGGTGACGGCCAAGGTGATCAACTTCGAAACGACACCGTCCGACACGGTGGCGGTTCAGGTATCGGATGCCGCCGGCAACAAGATATCGAAGACCTTCACGATCAATGTGACGAACGTCAATGAAGCGCCGACCGGGCTTGGTCTTTCCAAGGCAACCGTTGCCGAGAATGTCGCTGTCGGTACCGAGGTCGGCGCGCTGTCTGCGACCGATCCGGAAGGCGGAGCGCTGAGCTACAGCCTGACCGACAATGCCGGTGGCCTGTTCAAGCTTTCCGGCAACAAGCTGGTGACGGCCAAGGTGATCAACTTCGAAACGACACCGTCCGACACGGTGGCGGTTCAGGTATCGGATGCCGCCGGCAACAAGATATCGAAGACCTTCACGATCAATGTGACGAACGTCAATGAAGCGCCGACGGGGCTTGGTCTTTCCAAGGCAACCGTTGCCGAGAATGTCGCTGTCGGTACCGAGGTCGGCGCGCTGTCTGCGACCGATCCGGAAGGCGGAGCGCTGAGCTACAGCCTGACCGACAGTGCCGGTGGCCTGTTCAAGCTTTCCGGCAACAAGCTGGTGACGGCCAAGGCGATCAACTTCGAAACGACACCGTCCGACACGGTGGCGGTTCAGGTATCGGATGCCGCCGGCAACAAGATATCGAAGACCTTCACGATCAATGTGACGAACGCCAATGAAGCGCCGACGGGGCTTGGTCTTTCCAAGGCAACCGTTGCCGAGAATGTCGCTGTCGGTACCGAGGTCGGCGCGCTGTCTGCGACCGATCCGGAAGGCGGAGCGCTGAGCTACAGCCTGACCGACAGTGCCGGTGGCCTGTTCAAGCTTTCCGGCAACAAGCTGGTGACGGCCAAGGCGATCAACTTCGAAACGACACCGTCCGACACGGTGACCGTTCAGGTATCGGATGCCGCCGGCAACAAGATATCGAAGACCTTCACGATCAATGTGACGAACGTCAATGAAGCGCCGACCGGGCTTGGTCTTTCCAAGGCAACCGTTGCCGAGAATGTCGCTGTCGGTACCGAGGTCGGCGCGCTGTCTGCGACCGATCCGGAAGGCGGAGCGCTGAGCTACAGCCTGACCGACAATGCCGGTGGCCTGTTCAAGCTTTCCGGCAACAAGCTGGTGACGGCCAAGGTGATCAACTTCGAAACGACACCGTCCGACACGGTGGCGGTTCAGGTATCGGATGCCGCCGGCAACAAGATATCGAAGACCTTCACGATCAATGTGACGAACGTCAATGAAGCGCCGACGGGGCTTGGTCTTTCCAAGGCAACCGTTGCCGAGAATGTCGCTGTCGGTACCGAGGTCGGCGCGCTGTCTGCGACCGATCCGGAAGGCGGAGCGCTGAGCTACAGCCTGACCGACAGTGCCGGTGGCCTGTTCAAGCTTTCCGGCAACAAGCTGGTGACGGCCAAGGCGATCAACTTCGAAACGACACCGTCCGACACGGTGGCGGTTCAGGTATCGGATGCCGCCGGCAACAAGATATCGAAGACCTTCACGATCAATGTGACGAACGCCAATGAAGCGCCGACGGGGCTTGGTCTTTCCAAGGCAACCGTTGCCGAGAATGTCGCTGTCGGTACCGAGGTCGGCGCGCTGTCTGCGACCGATCCGGAAGGCGGAGCGCTGAGCTACAGCCTGACCGACAGTGCCGGTGGCCTGTTCAAGCTTTCCGGCAACAAGCTGGTGACGGCCAAGGCGATCAACTTCGAAACGACACCGTCCGACACGGTGACCGTTCAGGTATCGGATGCCGCCGGCAACAAGATATCGAAGACCTTCACGATCAATGTGACGAACGTCAATGAAGCGCCGACCGGGCTTGGTCTTTCCAAGGCAACCGTTGCCGAGAATGTCGCTGTCGGTACCGAGGTCGGCGCGCTGTCTGCGACCGATCCGGAAGGCGGAGCGCTGAGCTACAGCCTGACCGACAATGCCGGTGGCCTGTTCAAGCTTTCCGGCAACAAGCTGGTGACGGCCAAGGTGATCAACTTCGAAACGACACCGTCCGACACGGTGGCGGTTCAGGTATCGGATGCCGCCGGCAACAAGATATCGAAGACCTTCACGATCAATGTGACGAACGTCAATGAAGCGCCGACGGGGCTTGGTCTTTCCAAGGCAACCGTTGCCGAGAATGTCGCTGTCGGTACCGAGGTCGGCGCGCTGTCTGCGACCGATCCGGAAGGCGGAGCGCTGAGCTACAGCCTGACCGACAGTGCCGGTGGCCTGTTCAAGCTTTCCGGCAACAAGCTGGTGACGGCCAAGGCGATCAACTTCGAAACGACACCGTCCGACACGGTGACCGTTCAGGTATCGGATGCCGCCGGCAACAAGATATCGAAGACCTTCACGATCAATGTGACGAACCTTGATGAAGGCCCGGCAAACATTAAGCTTTCCCACACAAACGTTGATGAGAATGTCAATATTGGCACCACGGTCGGCACGTTCTCGACTGCGGAACCGGAAAGCAGGACGCAGGTATACAGCCTGACCGACGATGCCGGCGGCCTGTTCACGCTTTTGGGCAACAAGCTGGTGACGGCGAATTCGGTCAACTACGAAACCTTGCAAAGCGACACCATCACCGTGCAAGTGGTCGATAAAAATGGAGAGAAGACCACCAAGACGTTCACGATCACTGTGAACGATCTGCTTGAGACCGTAAACGGCACATTCAGGAGC
- the napE gene encoding periplasmic nitrate reductase, NapE protein: protein MSEPSHDSLTNAHPRRRAELLTFIALAFGIWPIIAVGIVGGYGFSVWMWQIVFGPPGPPGH, encoded by the coding sequence ATGTCAGAGCCGTCTCACGATAGTTTGACCAACGCGCATCCACGGCGGCGTGCGGAGCTTCTCACCTTTATTGCCCTTGCATTCGGCATATGGCCAATCATTGCAGTAGGCATTGTCGGCGGCTACGGGTTTTCCGTGTGGATGTGGCAGATCGTTTTCGGTCCGCCAGGCCCTCCCGGGCATTGA
- a CDS encoding tyrosine-type recombinase/integrase: MKDENPLGPWIRRFLLEHLVAERNLSRNTQASYRDTLKLLLPFASKQGGCAIERMTVEELTPAVVRKFLAHLERDRQCSEATRNQRLATIHSLARYIGMRSPVHLAWCSEIRAIPFKKTAKASIGYLEKAEMDALLGQPDRRTNLGVRDHALLLFLYNSGARADEAAKLTIGNLQLGTSPSVRLHGKGNKIRICPLWPATAVSLARLVTDRDGSDAVFLGRRKDPLTRFGIHRIVTQYAAAASKMVPALATKRVSPHTIRHTTAVHLLRAGVDINTIRAWLGHVSLDTTNIYAEVDLEMKAKALAKVDISGLKEPPRQQTLPSLMAFLKAL, encoded by the coding sequence ATGAAGGATGAGAACCCCCTTGGTCCGTGGATCCGTCGCTTCCTGTTGGAGCATCTGGTCGCTGAACGCAATCTATCCCGCAACACCCAAGCCAGCTACCGCGACACGCTTAAACTACTGTTGCCGTTTGCAAGTAAGCAAGGAGGTTGCGCCATCGAACGTATGACAGTGGAAGAGCTGACGCCGGCGGTCGTCCGCAAATTCCTGGCCCATCTAGAACGCGATCGCCAATGCAGCGAAGCAACCCGTAACCAACGGCTTGCGACCATTCATTCATTGGCACGCTACATCGGCATGCGTTCGCCGGTCCATCTGGCCTGGTGTTCCGAGATAAGGGCGATCCCATTCAAGAAAACGGCAAAAGCCTCGATCGGCTATCTCGAAAAGGCCGAGATGGATGCGCTTCTCGGTCAACCCGACAGGCGTACGAACCTTGGAGTGCGCGACCATGCCCTGCTGTTATTCCTATACAACAGTGGTGCGCGCGCTGATGAGGCAGCAAAATTGACGATCGGCAATCTTCAGCTGGGCACGTCTCCGTCAGTGCGGCTTCATGGTAAGGGAAACAAGATCCGGATCTGCCCATTGTGGCCAGCGACTGCGGTATCGCTGGCTCGCCTCGTCACCGATCGGGATGGGAGCGATGCAGTCTTCCTGGGGCGGAGGAAGGATCCTTTGACACGGTTCGGAATACACCGCATCGTCACGCAATATGCCGCTGCGGCGAGCAAAATGGTGCCGGCCCTGGCCACAAAGCGCGTCAGCCCCCATACGATTAGGCATACGACAGCAGTCCACCTCCTGCGCGCGGGCGTCGACATCAACACAATCCGCGCCTGGTTGGGCCACGTGTCGTTGGATACCACCAATATCTACGCCGAGGTGGATCTGGAGATGAAGGCAAAAGCATTGGCCAAAGTTGATATCAGCGGCCTGAAGGAGCCCCCAAGGCAACAAACCCTGCCGTCACTAATGGCATTCCTGAAAGCATTGTAG